The following coding sequences lie in one Megalodesulfovibrio gigas DSM 1382 = ATCC 19364 genomic window:
- a CDS encoding tyrosine-type recombinase/integrase, which produces MYLELSKAGGKLWRWKYRFEGKEKRLALGAWPDVSLKEAREKRDIHGKVLQEGQDPGVASRKKVLPVSRGMTFEYVARDWIAGRMGIWSQRHAETVVDRLVTNVYPALDNKPVAEIVPADVLWVVQRIEERGSLEVAKRVLGICSQIFQFAVARLLITSDPCRDLRGALCPRVKSRFAALTTPDEAGELMRRIDEYQGTAVVRAALVFSALTFNRPGPIRHAEWDDIDYDARQWVVPADKMKLTKEMKLRGEPHIVPLATQTILLLSKVQHFTGRGRYIFPNPRNKDLPMSENAVNVAIRRMGYTKEQMTTHGFRSMASTLLNEAGFRHDVIEAQLAHTSADKIRAIYNRAQYKEERRALMQAWADMLDTLRSEAVARAQQHRP; this is translated from the coding sequence GTGTACCTGGAATTGAGCAAGGCCGGCGGCAAGCTCTGGCGCTGGAAGTACCGCTTTGAGGGGAAAGAAAAGCGGCTGGCTCTGGGCGCCTGGCCTGATGTCAGTCTGAAAGAGGCCAGGGAGAAGCGCGACATTCACGGGAAAGTGTTGCAGGAAGGCCAGGACCCAGGTGTGGCGAGCAGAAAGAAAGTGCTCCCGGTCTCCAGGGGTATGACGTTTGAATACGTGGCCAGAGACTGGATTGCGGGGAGAATGGGAATCTGGTCACAGCGGCACGCCGAAACCGTGGTGGATCGCCTTGTCACCAACGTCTATCCCGCGCTTGACAACAAGCCCGTCGCCGAGATTGTACCTGCCGACGTACTCTGGGTGGTGCAGAGGATTGAGGAGCGCGGATCGTTGGAAGTCGCCAAACGAGTGCTTGGCATATGCTCCCAGATCTTTCAGTTTGCGGTCGCCCGCCTGTTGATTACGTCCGACCCGTGTCGAGATCTGCGGGGCGCACTCTGCCCACGAGTCAAATCGCGTTTCGCCGCCCTGACGACTCCTGATGAAGCAGGGGAACTCATGCGGCGAATTGACGAATATCAGGGGACTGCCGTGGTTCGGGCCGCGTTGGTCTTCTCGGCCCTAACCTTCAATCGACCCGGCCCAATCCGGCACGCCGAATGGGACGACATTGATTATGATGCAAGACAATGGGTTGTTCCTGCCGACAAAATGAAACTCACGAAGGAAATGAAGTTGCGGGGCGAGCCTCATATTGTTCCGCTGGCAACACAAACCATCTTGCTGCTTTCAAAAGTCCAGCATTTCACAGGCAGAGGCCGTTACATCTTTCCGAATCCCAGGAACAAGGATTTGCCCATGTCGGAGAACGCGGTCAATGTGGCCATCCGACGTATGGGCTACACCAAAGAACAGATGACGACCCACGGCTTCCGGTCCATGGCCTCGACGCTGCTCAATGAAGCTGGATTCCGTCATGATGTCATAGAGGCCCAGCTTGCCCACACCAGTGCGGACAAGATCAGGGCCATCTACAATCGGGCGCAGTACAAAGAAGAGCGCCGGGCGCTCATGCAGGCCTGGGCGGACATGCTGGACACTCTTCGTTCGGAAGCTGTTGCAAGAGCGCAGCAGCATAGGCCCTGA